In the genome of Flavobacteriales bacterium, one region contains:
- a CDS encoding TonB-dependent receptor has product MKKICLAILAMAVLLPALNVHAQSALSGKITETEGDSPVYMAAIYIPDLQRGCLSDSTGHYSLTKIPNGTYKVQYSYLGYQTEIRSIVFDGSTREMNVEMQPSVVETHEIVVTAGYASHQDENPIKVDQLSSRELQRAGGSNLAASLTKTPGISSVSTGSGIGKPVIRGLSGNRVVVFSQGIRIENQQWGDEHGLGISDDGVEKVEIIKGPASLLYGPDAMGGVINIMDEKPAEIHTVKGDFSTKLSSATMGHQTGVGLKGSGDVFRFNVRGSYANHADYRMGDGVKVTDSRFNERGVKASVGMHKGIMASDLHYTLVNTHLGLPEEIGDQSNSRTPMLPYQTVTTHILSSVNTLYLEKTRIKCNVGYLANDRREFEDGTTPGLHMNLHTLTWDGRLYMNPKQDKYELIVGLQGMSQTNHNSGEEWLIPDAATNDVGVLGLGKWNFDHANIQAGLRFDNRNIRTMHMSDGDPPGGLVNNNYRSANGSIGISWHPGEVWVLRTNLATGFRAPNLAELTSDGVHEGTNRYEVGNRNLMSEQNLQWDASVHLHGKHVTFDLAGFYNHINHYIYIQPTAMWDTANAVYIFQYVQSNANLFGGEFMVDIHPHPFDWLHIENALQLVSGERSDKEALPLIPAPEIRSSLVCNLKALGKLKEPYVSFEVVNTLEQSHVNRLLETTSPGYSLFNVSLGASFKAGKQTLDVDIGVDNLTDKTYIPHLSRLKSEGIFNPGRNFRVAVKIPFAIKRA; this is encoded by the coding sequence ATGAAAAAAATATGTCTGGCCATATTGGCCATGGCCGTTTTGCTGCCCGCATTAAATGTGCATGCCCAATCGGCTTTATCAGGAAAAATAACAGAAACCGAAGGCGATTCCCCTGTTTACATGGCTGCCATTTACATTCCCGACCTGCAGAGGGGTTGCCTGTCGGATTCAACCGGACACTATAGCCTGACCAAAATACCCAACGGTACTTATAAGGTTCAATATTCATACCTGGGTTATCAAACAGAAATCAGAAGTATCGTCTTCGATGGCTCCACCCGGGAAATGAACGTTGAAATGCAGCCCAGCGTGGTGGAAACCCACGAGATCGTAGTTACCGCCGGATACGCATCCCACCAGGATGAGAACCCTATTAAAGTAGATCAGTTGTCTTCGAGAGAACTGCAACGCGCCGGTGGGTCTAACCTAGCTGCTTCGCTTACCAAAACACCTGGGATCAGCTCTGTCTCCACAGGTTCCGGGATAGGTAAACCGGTCATCCGCGGACTGAGTGGAAACCGCGTGGTTGTTTTCAGCCAGGGCATTCGCATTGAAAACCAACAATGGGGAGATGAACACGGCCTTGGAATAAGTGACGACGGAGTAGAAAAAGTGGAGATTATCAAGGGACCCGCATCCCTTTTGTATGGCCCCGATGCCATGGGAGGTGTGATCAACATCATGGATGAAAAACCTGCCGAGATCCATACGGTAAAAGGTGATTTTTCCACCAAGCTTTCTTCTGCAACCATGGGACACCAAACCGGCGTCGGGCTGAAAGGAAGCGGTGATGTGTTCCGTTTCAATGTCCGTGGCAGCTATGCGAACCATGCCGACTACCGCATGGGTGACGGCGTGAAAGTAACCGATTCCCGCTTTAACGAACGTGGTGTCAAAGCTTCCGTCGGTATGCACAAGGGCATCATGGCAAGCGACCTGCACTACACCCTGGTGAATACCCACCTCGGACTTCCGGAAGAAATCGGGGATCAATCCAACAGCCGTACCCCCATGCTGCCCTACCAAACCGTTACCACCCACATTCTCTCATCAGTCAACACCTTGTACCTGGAGAAAACCCGCATCAAGTGTAATGTGGGATATCTCGCCAATGACCGGAGGGAATTCGAAGATGGCACCACACCGGGCCTCCACATGAACCTCCATACACTCACATGGGACGGCCGACTCTATATGAATCCCAAACAGGACAAATATGAGCTTATCGTAGGACTGCAAGGCATGTCGCAAACCAACCACAACTCCGGAGAAGAATGGCTTATCCCTGACGCGGCCACAAACGACGTGGGCGTGCTGGGTCTGGGTAAATGGAATTTCGATCATGCCAACATCCAGGCCGGATTGCGTTTCGACAACCGCAACATCCGCACCATGCACATGAGCGACGGAGATCCGCCCGGAGGTCTGGTGAACAACAACTACCGCAGTGCAAACGGATCCATCGGCATTTCCTGGCACCCGGGAGAAGTATGGGTTCTGCGTACCAATCTGGCCACCGGGTTCCGTGCGCCCAACCTGGCGGAACTCACATCCGATGGTGTGCACGAAGGAACCAACCGGTATGAAGTGGGAAACCGCAACCTGATGAGTGAACAAAATCTGCAATGGGACGCCAGCGTGCACCTGCATGGCAAGCACGTTACCTTTGACCTTGCAGGGTTCTACAATCACATCAACCATTACATCTATATCCAACCCACCGCCATGTGGGATACCGCCAATGCAGTGTACATCTTCCAGTATGTACAATCCAACGCCAACTTGTTCGGCGGTGAATTCATGGTTGATATTCACCCACATCCGTTCGACTGGCTGCACATCGAAAATGCCCTCCAACTGGTGTCGGGAGAACGCAGCGACAAGGAGGCATTGCCCCTGATCCCCGCGCCTGAAATCCGGTCATCATTGGTGTGCAACCTGAAGGCCCTCGGAAAACTCAAAGAACCGTATGTGTCTTTCGAAGTGGTGAACACCCTGGAACAATCCCACGTGAATCGGCTGCTTGAAACCACATCTCCGGGGTACAGCCTGTTCAATGTTTCCCTGGGCGCTTCCTTTAAAGCAGGAAAACAAACGCTGGACGTGGACATCGGTGTGGATAACCTGACCGATAAAACCTATATTCCCCATTTGTCAAGGTTAAAATCCGAAGGCATTTTCAATCCGGGAAGAAACTTCCGGGTCGCTGTGAAAATCCCCTTTGCCATCAAGCGTGCCTGA
- a CDS encoding TonB-dependent receptor, translating into MRPLHTRLFWIVGIVACCLTSGIHAQQKPCRERIAGKVVSDGKPLSFVSVVIDSTQLGSTTGDDGSFSIEHLCKGKYHLIFSSIGYERLDTTVQTGGKPVVVTMKSGVVELGDVSVVAQKADVVSQQSVEVKSEQLAAKRGLSLGQTLGEVAGVTMIEKGNGVAKPVIHGLHSNRVLILNNGVRQEGQQWSMDFAPEIDPFVASKITVIEGAASVKYGSDAMGGVILVDAPPLRYMPGIEGELNLVGFTNNKEGVASAQIGGYFPKLKHFSWRLQGTLVRAGTARAPDYLLSNTGFKENNFSYAAGYKREHWEASVFYSQYNAEIGVYRGSHIHTLRDLVNTFEGNIPDTAKFSYDLFRPKQAAAHELFKVNTVFHPGEGKTNWSLTWSRQFNRREEYDVYHGYDILDESLAPQLSYKITTNLVSLSWQRTHTKPLHTEAGIDLGFLRNTITNAFYLPKHDDMTFGVYGIERYQKGVWMLETGLRWDYESNKIRPRMENDTLPEQLEYNNYAFSVGASRLLNEYLTWKLNAGTAYRPPSVAELFSNGINHGEASFIKGNSRLKSETMFSLTSGATFDRKWAHVYGSAFFKSFHDYIFLAPQRSPTLTIRGIFPTLAYEQAEVRMHGADIRGTFDIWKYFEVGGQYSVVRGFNKSIDDYLALMPPDQGGYHLGMHWKRKDEKLSAHLKWKVMFVERQTRVPENSEPVEAPGPYALTSIETGVDYKVGGQVLSAGIEVTNLFDVRYRSYLNRLRYYSDEVGRNVAIRLKLPFEMLTGKRKHPQAS; encoded by the coding sequence TTGAGACCCTTGCATACCCGGTTGTTTTGGATTGTTGGCATCGTGGCCTGCTGTCTGACAAGCGGGATCCATGCACAACAGAAACCATGCAGGGAACGGATTGCAGGTAAAGTAGTCTCAGACGGCAAACCGTTGTCATTTGTATCGGTTGTCATCGATTCCACGCAATTGGGGAGTACCACCGGTGATGACGGGTCCTTCTCCATCGAACATCTATGCAAAGGAAAGTATCACCTGATTTTTTCAAGCATCGGATATGAACGGCTGGATACCACCGTGCAAACCGGAGGTAAGCCGGTTGTGGTTACCATGAAGTCCGGTGTGGTGGAGTTGGGAGATGTATCTGTGGTTGCCCAAAAAGCAGATGTGGTGAGCCAGCAATCGGTGGAAGTGAAATCAGAACAACTGGCTGCCAAACGGGGCTTGTCACTGGGTCAGACGCTGGGCGAAGTAGCCGGCGTTACCATGATTGAAAAAGGGAATGGTGTTGCCAAACCAGTGATCCATGGTCTTCATAGCAACCGGGTGTTGATATTGAACAATGGTGTACGCCAGGAAGGTCAGCAATGGAGCATGGATTTCGCGCCGGAGATCGACCCGTTTGTGGCATCGAAGATCACCGTGATCGAGGGTGCTGCCAGTGTCAAATACGGGTCGGATGCAATGGGGGGTGTGATCCTGGTGGATGCGCCGCCGTTGCGCTATATGCCTGGCATCGAAGGTGAACTCAACCTGGTGGGCTTCACCAACAACAAGGAGGGTGTAGCCTCCGCCCAGATCGGAGGCTACTTCCCCAAGCTAAAACATTTCAGCTGGCGCCTGCAGGGAACATTGGTCAGGGCCGGTACGGCACGTGCGCCTGACTACCTGTTGTCGAACACCGGGTTTAAGGAAAACAACTTTTCGTATGCAGCGGGCTACAAACGGGAACACTGGGAGGCGTCGGTTTTTTATAGCCAATACAATGCGGAAATAGGCGTATACCGCGGATCACATATCCATACCCTGCGTGACCTTGTGAACACCTTTGAGGGGAACATCCCGGATACGGCCAAGTTCAGTTACGACCTGTTCCGCCCGAAACAGGCGGCCGCACATGAGTTGTTCAAGGTGAACACCGTTTTCCACCCGGGTGAAGGAAAAACAAATTGGAGCCTGACGTGGTCGCGGCAGTTCAACAGACGGGAGGAGTACGACGTGTACCATGGTTACGACATTCTGGACGAGAGCCTGGCGCCTCAGCTAAGTTATAAGATCACCACCAACCTGGTCAGCCTTTCCTGGCAGCGGACACACACCAAACCGCTGCATACCGAGGCCGGCATTGACCTGGGCTTTTTGCGCAACACCATCACCAATGCATTTTATCTTCCCAAGCATGATGACATGACTTTCGGTGTGTACGGGATTGAACGTTATCAGAAAGGTGTATGGATGTTGGAAACCGGCCTACGGTGGGATTATGAAAGCAACAAGATCCGGCCACGTATGGAAAATGATACGCTGCCGGAACAGCTTGAGTATAACAACTACGCTTTCAGCGTGGGCGCTTCCAGGTTGCTGAACGAATACCTGACATGGAAGTTGAACGCAGGTACAGCCTACCGACCTCCCAGTGTGGCCGAGCTTTTCAGCAACGGCATCAACCACGGAGAAGCATCTTTCATCAAAGGGAATTCCAGGCTGAAATCCGAAACCATGTTCAGCCTGACCTCCGGAGCTACTTTCGATCGCAAGTGGGCACACGTGTATGGCAGTGCCTTCTTCAAATCATTTCATGATTACATCTTCCTCGCTCCGCAAAGGTCACCAACCCTTACCATCCGTGGTATCTTCCCTACACTGGCTTATGAGCAAGCTGAAGTTCGCATGCACGGAGCCGATATCCGGGGTACGTTCGATATCTGGAAATACTTCGAAGTAGGTGGCCAGTACTCGGTGGTAAGGGGGTTCAACAAAAGCATCGACGACTACCTGGCACTGATGCCTCCGGATCAGGGGGGATATCACCTGGGCATGCATTGGAAACGGAAAGATGAAAAACTATCGGCACACCTGAAATGGAAAGTGATGTTCGTGGAAAGGCAAACCCGTGTTCCTGAAAACAGCGAACCGGTTGAAGCGCCGGGCCCGTATGCGCTCACATCCATTGAAACCGGTGTGGATTACAAAGTGGGAGGGCAGGTGCTATCGGCCGGTATTGAGGTCACCAATTTATTTGATGTGCGGTATCGTTCATACCTAAACCGCTTGCGGTATTACTCGGATGAAGTCGGTCGCAACGTGGCCATTCGCCTGAAGCTACCCTTTGAAATGCTGACGGGAAAAAGAAAGCACCCGCAGGCTTCCTGA
- a CDS encoding CoA pyrophosphatase — protein MPRFSQFIDLLSESLSQPLPGEDAQYHMAPFERKLRASQMMGNVEPRPSAVLILMYPKNEQVHTVLILRPAYEGVHSAQVGFPGGKQEDSDPTLQDTALRESVEEIGIMEDDVEVLGQLTPLFIAPSGFMVYPYVGVCNHHPSFIPDPVEVARILEVPLTDLVSDLTVKEKPILLKSIQREIMVPYFDLSGEVVWGATAMMISELKVILKGMPEDAWQL, from the coding sequence ATGCCCCGATTTTCCCAATTCATAGATCTGCTGTCTGAGAGCCTGTCGCAACCGCTTCCGGGTGAAGATGCGCAATATCATATGGCGCCGTTCGAACGGAAGTTGCGTGCATCGCAAATGATGGGGAACGTAGAACCCAGACCCAGTGCGGTTCTTATACTGATGTATCCCAAAAACGAACAGGTACACACGGTGCTCATCCTGCGCCCCGCTTACGAAGGCGTACATAGCGCCCAGGTAGGTTTCCCGGGAGGAAAGCAGGAAGACTCAGACCCCACCCTGCAGGATACGGCACTGAGAGAATCGGTGGAAGAGATCGGTATCATGGAAGATGACGTGGAGGTGCTCGGGCAACTGACGCCCTTGTTCATTGCACCAAGTGGCTTCATGGTGTATCCGTATGTGGGTGTTTGTAACCATCACCCCTCATTTATTCCGGACCCTGTGGAGGTTGCACGCATCCTGGAAGTTCCCCTGACCGACCTGGTCTCCGATCTCACGGTGAAAGAAAAACCGATTCTGCTGAAAAGCATCCAAAGGGAAATAATGGTTCCCTACTTCGACCTCTCAGGTGAAGTGGTGTGGGGTGCCACCGCCATGATGATCAGTGAGCTGAAGGTGATCCTGAAAGGGATGCCGGAAGATGCATGGCAACTATAA
- a CDS encoding methylated-DNA--[protein]-cysteine S-methyltransferase produces the protein MEHAHSIFPSPIGPLAVTASDKGVVSVLFTDEPVHISSSHPILEACAKQLAAYFSGSSQTFNLPLDMQGTEFQLRVWNCLLEIPFGQSLSYLEEARKLGDEKAIRAVAAANGQNPVAILVPCHRVIGSDGSLTGYAGGVWRKEWLLRHEKHPYFRQQVIEGL, from the coding sequence ATGGAACATGCCCACTCCATCTTTCCTTCACCAATTGGCCCCTTGGCGGTAACTGCTTCAGACAAGGGGGTCGTTTCGGTTCTGTTTACAGATGAACCTGTGCACATTTCGTCTTCGCATCCAATTCTGGAAGCATGTGCAAAACAATTGGCAGCGTACTTCTCAGGAAGTTCTCAAACTTTCAACTTACCGCTTGACATGCAGGGTACCGAATTCCAGTTAAGGGTATGGAATTGTTTGTTGGAAATTCCGTTCGGACAATCCCTGTCATACCTGGAAGAAGCACGCAAACTGGGTGACGAAAAGGCCATCCGTGCTGTTGCCGCTGCGAATGGGCAAAATCCTGTGGCCATCCTTGTTCCCTGTCACCGGGTCATTGGCAGCGATGGTTCTTTAACAGGATATGCAGGAGGAGTGTGGAGAAAGGAATGGTTGCTCAGGCATGAGAAACATCCATATTTCCGGCAGCAGGTCATCGAAGGTTTATAG
- the folB gene encoding dihydroneopterin aldolase, with protein MARIILQNVKLFAKIGHLEVEHRVGNHLLVDVAFDTDTSVAEQTDELSDTVDYKVVYDILKAESQQPSKLVEHLAKRMLDALVTTFPQAHNWELSLTKMHPPVNGQLERVSVVLQA; from the coding sequence ATGGCACGAATCATCCTGCAGAACGTAAAGCTCTTTGCGAAAATCGGACACCTTGAAGTAGAGCATCGGGTGGGCAACCACCTGCTGGTAGACGTGGCTTTTGATACCGATACGTCCGTGGCGGAGCAAACCGATGAATTGTCAGACACGGTAGACTATAAGGTCGTGTATGACATCCTCAAGGCAGAAAGTCAACAACCATCAAAACTGGTGGAACACCTGGCGAAACGCATGCTTGACGCACTGGTAACAACGTTCCCGCAAGCCCATAACTGGGAACTGAGCCTCACCAAAATGCACCCGCCTGTGAACGGACAATTGGAACGGGTATCGGTTGTATTGCAGGCCTAA
- a CDS encoding glutamine--tRNA ligase/YqeY domain fusion protein has product MSETETKRSLHFLEQIIEEDLAKNGYTHIHTRFPPEPNGYLHIGHAKSICLNFGLAKKYGGKCNLRFDDTNPLTEETEYVQSIEDDIKWLGFDWEDREYFTSDYFDRLFDWAVILIEKGLAYVCDMSAEEVGATRGTPTVPGQESPGRKRTKEENLDLFMRMKNGEFPDGAKTLRARIDMASPNMHLRDPALYRIRKVPHHRTGDKWCIYPMYDWAHGQSDAIEQITHSICTLEFEVHRPLYDWFVTHLELNPRPKQIEFARLNLNYTVMSKRKLLRLVKEKYVEGWDDPRMPTIRGLRRRGYTPESIREFCDRVGVARREHVIDVALLEFSIREHLNKIAPRVMAVLNPLKVVITNYPEDQVEEVDAVNNPEDPGMGSRKLPFTKELYIERDDFMEDPPKKYFRLSPGTEVRLRYAYFITCQEAIKNDKGEIIELRCTYDPASKGGNSPDGRKVKGTIHWVSAKDHAKCEVRLYDRLFKDENPNVQEDFIQCLNPESVQVLKDAVLERSLADAQPGARFQFERLGYFCVDTKHSQPGRPVFNRTVTLKDTWGKMAGKE; this is encoded by the coding sequence ATGAGTGAAACAGAAACCAAACGATCCCTCCATTTTCTGGAGCAGATCATTGAAGAAGACCTCGCCAAAAACGGCTACACACATATTCACACCCGGTTCCCACCGGAACCCAATGGCTACCTCCACATCGGGCATGCCAAGTCCATCTGCCTGAACTTCGGCCTTGCCAAAAAGTACGGCGGAAAATGCAACCTGAGGTTCGATGATACCAATCCGCTCACCGAAGAAACAGAGTACGTGCAGTCCATCGAGGACGACATCAAATGGCTTGGTTTCGATTGGGAAGACCGCGAGTATTTCACCTCCGACTACTTTGACCGGTTGTTCGACTGGGCGGTGATACTGATTGAAAAAGGGTTGGCATACGTGTGTGATATGAGTGCGGAAGAGGTAGGGGCCACACGTGGAACACCCACCGTTCCCGGACAGGAAAGTCCTGGAAGGAAACGCACCAAAGAAGAGAACCTCGACCTGTTCATGCGAATGAAAAACGGGGAGTTTCCCGATGGCGCCAAAACGCTCCGCGCACGCATTGATATGGCCTCACCCAACATGCACCTGCGGGATCCGGCACTGTATCGCATTCGAAAAGTACCGCATCATCGCACCGGCGACAAGTGGTGCATCTACCCGATGTACGACTGGGCGCATGGGCAATCCGATGCCATCGAACAAATCACACATTCCATCTGTACACTCGAGTTTGAAGTGCATCGTCCCCTGTATGATTGGTTCGTGACCCACCTTGAACTCAACCCCCGCCCGAAACAAATTGAATTCGCGAGGCTGAACCTGAATTATACGGTGATGAGCAAACGCAAGCTGCTGCGCCTGGTGAAGGAAAAATATGTGGAAGGATGGGATGACCCGCGCATGCCCACCATCCGCGGATTGCGCCGGCGCGGTTACACACCCGAATCCATCCGTGAGTTCTGCGACCGTGTGGGTGTGGCCCGACGAGAACATGTGATTGATGTGGCGTTACTGGAATTCAGCATCCGGGAACATCTCAACAAAATTGCACCGCGTGTAATGGCCGTGTTGAACCCGCTGAAAGTGGTCATCACCAATTACCCGGAGGACCAGGTGGAGGAAGTGGATGCGGTGAACAACCCGGAAGATCCTGGCATGGGAAGTCGTAAGCTGCCTTTCACAAAAGAGTTGTACATCGAACGGGACGACTTCATGGAAGATCCGCCCAAGAAATATTTCCGGCTCTCGCCCGGCACAGAAGTGCGGTTGCGTTATGCATACTTCATTACCTGCCAGGAAGCGATTAAGAATGACAAGGGAGAGATCATCGAACTGCGCTGTACGTATGACCCTGCGAGCAAGGGCGGTAATTCACCGGATGGAAGAAAGGTAAAAGGCACCATTCACTGGGTGAGCGCCAAGGATCATGCGAAGTGTGAAGTGCGGTTGTATGATCGGCTGTTCAAAGATGAAAATCCCAATGTGCAGGAAGACTTTATCCAATGCCTGAATCCGGAAAGTGTACAGGTATTGAAGGATGCTGTGCTGGAGAGAAGCCTGGCGGATGCACAACCGGGAGCGCGTTTCCAGTTCGAACGACTGGGGTATTTCTGTGTGGATACAAAGCACAGTCAACCCGGTCGGCCCGTGTTCAACCGCACCGTGACCCTGAAGGATACATGGGGCAAGATGGCAGGGAAGGAGTAA
- a CDS encoding glutamate--tRNA ligase, producing MNKMRLRFAPSPTGPLHMGGVRTALYNYLLAKKNGGDFILRIEDTDQGRWVEGAEEHIYASLEWCGIIPDEGPRNGGTCAPYRQSERKEKYREHAMRLINEGNAYYAFDTPEELETMRKRLEQEKSSSRQYDANTRMQMRNSLTLPNAEVNSLINAGTPYVIRIQLPGEGRLYMKDLIRGDVEVDVATLDDKVLFKSDGMPTYHLANVVDDYLMGITHVIRGEEWLPSAPLHYFLYKYLGWEDKRPAFAHLPLILKPDGKGKLSKRDCDKLGVPVFAVGWKDPQTGEFSAGYKEQGYLPSAFVNMLAMLGWNPGTEQEIFQLPELIQSFSLDRVGKSGARFDMDKVKWFQEQHFRSQSIQILATEVRQTSEEWAAISEDKLHAVIELMRERVASVDQLINESRFFLLAPDAYDEETVRKKWKPETEQILKGFASVLQNLPDFSPQPLEEAFKAFMEEGGYPFGTGMIGLRLTVTGKGGGPSLFHTMALLGREEVVERINRGTEFIKATLTLPLPDRPNYNRTNE from the coding sequence ATGAACAAAATGCGATTGAGGTTTGCACCCAGCCCGACAGGTCCCCTTCACATGGGTGGGGTTCGAACGGCGCTCTATAACTATTTGCTTGCAAAGAAAAACGGAGGGGATTTTATCCTTCGCATTGAGGATACCGACCAGGGGCGATGGGTGGAAGGAGCGGAAGAACACATATATGCATCCCTTGAATGGTGTGGAATCATACCGGATGAAGGCCCCAGAAACGGAGGAACATGCGCCCCCTATCGGCAATCCGAGCGGAAAGAAAAGTACCGTGAACATGCAATGCGGCTGATCAATGAAGGCAACGCATACTATGCATTCGATACTCCGGAAGAACTGGAAACGATGCGAAAGCGACTGGAACAGGAGAAATCTTCATCCCGCCAGTACGACGCAAATACACGCATGCAAATGCGCAACAGCCTCACTTTACCCAATGCAGAAGTTAATTCATTGATCAATGCGGGTACGCCTTATGTGATCCGCATTCAATTGCCGGGGGAAGGTCGCCTGTATATGAAAGACCTGATCCGCGGTGATGTGGAAGTGGATGTGGCCACCCTGGATGATAAAGTATTGTTCAAATCGGATGGCATGCCCACCTACCACCTGGCCAATGTGGTGGATGATTACCTCATGGGCATCACCCATGTGATCCGCGGGGAAGAATGGCTGCCATCTGCACCTTTGCATTATTTTCTCTATAAATATCTGGGCTGGGAAGACAAACGTCCCGCATTCGCTCACCTGCCCCTTATCCTGAAACCCGATGGGAAAGGCAAACTCAGCAAACGCGATTGCGACAAGCTCGGCGTTCCGGTCTTCGCTGTGGGTTGGAAAGATCCGCAAACCGGCGAGTTTTCTGCCGGATATAAGGAACAGGGTTACCTGCCGTCCGCCTTTGTGAACATGCTGGCCATGCTGGGATGGAACCCCGGAACCGAACAGGAGATCTTCCAATTGCCGGAACTCATCCAGTCGTTCTCGCTCGACCGTGTCGGAAAGTCGGGCGCCCGCTTTGATATGGATAAGGTGAAGTGGTTCCAGGAACAACATTTCCGCTCACAATCCATCCAAATCCTTGCAACCGAAGTTCGGCAAACATCTGAGGAATGGGCTGCCATTTCCGAAGACAAGCTGCATGCGGTCATAGAACTGATGCGGGAACGGGTGGCGTCGGTTGATCAACTGATCAATGAAAGCCGGTTCTTCCTCCTAGCACCTGATGCGTACGATGAAGAAACAGTTCGAAAAAAATGGAAGCCAGAGACGGAACAGATCCTCAAAGGTTTTGCGTCAGTACTACAAAACCTGCCTGACTTCTCTCCCCAACCCCTTGAAGAAGCTTTCAAGGCATTTATGGAAGAAGGAGGCTATCCTTTTGGAACAGGTATGATTGGCTTGCGATTGACTGTCACAGGTAAGGGAGGAGGACCGTCGCTATTCCATACAATGGCCTTACTGGGAAGGGAAGAAGTGGTTGAACGAATCAATAGGGGTACTGAATTTATTAAAGCAACACTAACATTACCTTTGCCGGATCGTCCTAATTACAATCGCACCAATGAGTGA